Part of the Mycolicibacterium thermoresistibile genome, GGGACCGATCGGAACGTCATCTCCTCCCGCTTGCCGACGAAGTCACCGTCGATCTGGCACGACACCGGCTTGGAGCCGGTGATCCGTAGCCAGGGCAGGTCGTCATCGCGGATCAAATGGCTCGCTTCGATGCGGGGATTCTTGGAAACCATCTGCCGGACCAGGCGGAGATTGGCCCACACGCTCATACTTGTGATCGCAAACACACCCAGGCCGGTCTCGAATGTCGTCGTGGGATTGGTCCATACCGGCCGGCTATTGGCATAGGTCCACGGGCTGGCATTCGAGACGAATGCGAAGTGCACGCCCTCAATCGGTTCCTGATAGGGCAGATGCAGGGTGAGCGCTGGGTCCGCGAAGACGTTGCTGAGCATCTCGCGTACCGCCACCCGGACGTAACGCCCGGCGGTCACCTTGCGCCCCTTGGCGCGCTGCCTCTCCACCGCGGCGACCACATCGCCGTCCACCCCCATGCCCGCGGTGAAGACCGCCCACCGGTCATCGCACTTCATCAATCCGATCCGCCGCCACGGTTGGCCGCGGCGGTGGGCGCCGAGGAGTTCGACGAGTTGTTTGGTCGCCTCGATCGGATCCGGGCTGATTCCCAGGGCGCGGGCGAACACATTGGCCGAACCGCCCGGGACGACACCGATCGCGGGTCCGGCGCCGCCCGGTCCGCAGAACTGCAGCACGCCGTTGACCACCTCGTTCACCGTGCCGTCGCCGCCGTGGACGATGAGCACGTCGACGCCGTCCCGGCAGGCCTGGCGGCCGATCTCGATGGCGTGACCCCGGTGAGCGGTATGGACGACGGTGAGCTTCGTCTGACTTTCCAGGGCGTACGCGAGGAGGTCGCGGCCGGCTGGGGTGGTCGACGTCGCGTTCGGGTTGACGATCAGCACCGCGCGCACGGAGTGTGAGCCTATCGAAGCGGGGCGGCCGACCCGCCCCGCCCGACCCTCTACGCTCGAGGCTGTGACAACTCCTGCTCCGTCCACCGTGCGCCAGGCTGCGGTGATCGTCATCCTCGAAGGGTTGGCCGCCGCCGTGATGACGGTGATCTACATCGTCAGCGGATTCCGCGACGCCGAGGTGGACGGGTTGAACCGGTTCGGCACCGCCGCCTGGTTCGCGATCATGGGCGGCGGGGTCCTCGCCGCCGGCTGGGCGCTGTGGACCGGGCGCCGGTGGGGGCGGGGCATCGCGGTGTTCGCGAATCTGTTGCTGCTCCCGGTGGCGTGGTACCTGGCGGTCGGATCGGGGCAGTGGAGCTACGGCATCCCGGTGGCCCTGATCGCCGGTTTCGCCCTGGTGCTGCTGTTCAGCCCGTCCACGGTGCAGTGGTGGAGTCAGGATTCGGCCAGCGCGGACAACGCGGGGCCGGACAGCCGGTAGGTCGTCCACTCGTCGAGCGGTTTCGCGCGCACCGACTCATAGAGCGCGATCGCGTCGCGGTTCCAGTCCAACACCGCCCAGCTGAGCCTGGTGTAGCCGTTGGCGACGCACTCGCGGGCCAACGTCGCCAACAGGGCGCGTGCCACGCCGCGGCGGCGGAAACGCGGCCGCACGAAGAGATCCTCCAGATGGATGCCGGCCACTCCGTCCCAAGTCGAGAAGTTGTGGAACCACAACGCGCACGCGGCGACCTCGCCGTCCACCTCGGCGAGGTGCCCGCGCACGGTGACCGGATCCCCGAACAGCGCCGTGCGCAGTTGCGCCGGGGTGACGGTGCACTCCGCCGCGGCGTGCTCGAACTCGGCCAGTTCGTGGACCATCGCGGCCAGTTCGACCTCGTCGCCGAGGCGGGCGGGACGGATCTGCACAGTCACGGCTGCACCCCCAGGGCCTTCAGCATGGTGGTGAACTTCGTTGTGGTCTCGGTCAATTCGTCGTCGGGGTCGGATTCGGCCACGATGCCGCCGCCGGCGTGCGCGACGGCGCTGCGGCGATCCGCGGACAGCTGGGCGCACCGGATCGACACCACCCAACGGCCGTCGCCGCGGGCGTCGCACCACCCCACCGCGCCGGCGTAGAAGCCGCGATCGCCCTCGATACGGCTGATCGTGGCGGCGGCCACGTCGGTGGGGGTTCCGCCGACCGCCGGGGTGGGATGCATGGCGAGAGCGAGATCCAATGCGGTCGTAGATGGTTCGCGCAATCGTGCGGTGATGGGCGTGCTCAGGTGCCACACCGCGGCGGTGCGGCTCAGTTGCGGTTCCGGTGCGATCTGCAGATCGACGCACAACGGCCCGAGGGCCTGCCGGATCGCGTCCACGACCAGTTGGTGTTCGTGCAGATTCTTGGCCGATGCCGCCAGGGCGGCGCCACTTGCCGCGTCGGCCTCCGGATCGGCGAGCCGGGGCGCCGAACCCGCGAACGGACGGCACCGAACCAGCTCGCCGCGGCGGTCGACCAGCAGTTCCGGACTGGCCCCCACCAGCGCCGTTCCGCGGTGGCGGCCGCCCGCGGCGGACAGGTCCACCAAGAACGTGTTGGCGGTCGCATCGGCGGCGGCCAGGCGCCGGGCGACGACACCGGCGTCCAGCGGGGCGTCGGCGTGCAGGTGCAGCGCCCGAGCCAGCACCACCTTGTGCAGGCCGTGCCGGGGGTCGGTGAGCAGCTGCAGCGCGGTCTCGATTCGGGCCCGGTGTTCCTCGGGTGCGGGCTCGGTGCGGACGATCCGCACCGCCGGCAGCTCCCCGCCGGCCCAGGACGGGGCGGTGGCGGTGGTCCGCACCGACTCCGGCTGCCACAGCGCCGCCGGCGCGGTGAGGTCGAAAGGCAACGCGCCCACGAGGATCGGCACCTCACCGGTGGTGATGGCGGCGCGGGCGTCGGTCAGCCGCGGATAGCCGGCCCGACTGCCCTCCGCGACGACGGTGGCATCCGGCCCGGTGAGCAGGAAAGAGGGTTCGGTGTTCATCGGTCGGGGTGCTGGTAGCCGGTCAGGCCGAGAGCGCCGACCTGCCGGACGCCGTGTTCGAATCCGCATACCGCGATGGCAGCAGGGGTCATCGCGAACCGGATACCTTGGGAGACAGGGAGTTCCGCCCAGCGGGTGATCATGGCCCGGGAGAAGTGGCCGTGCCCGACGAAGACGACGTCGCGGTGGGCCAGCTGCTCGGTGGCATACGCCAGCGCCCGGTCGGCCCGCGCACCGACGTCGGCGACACTCTCCCCGCCCGGACAGCCGTGCGTCCACACCAGCCAGTCCGGAACCGAACGACGGATCTCGGCGGTGGTCAGCCCCTCGTACTCGCCGTAATCCCATTCGTGCAGCAGCTCGGACACCTCGGCGACGCGCAGACCGGCGAGTTCGGCGGTGTCGCGGGCGCGCCGCATCGGACTGCTCACCACCAATGGGTTGTCCAGTCCCAGGGCGGCCAGCGGTTCGGCGGCGAGTTTCGCACGGTTGCGGCCGGTTTCGGTCAACTCCAGATCGGTGCGTCCGGTATGACGGCCGGACCGCGACCACTCGGTCTCACCGTGCCGGAGCAGCACCAGCCGGTGCTGCCGCCCCTCCTGATCACCCACGACACCCGATTCTGCCGCACGTCCGGCGACCACAGCCGGGGGCGTGTCAGGATGGGTGCTGTGACGCGAGTACTTGCGGTCGCCAACCAGAAGGGCGGGGTCGCCAAGACGACCACGGTGGCGTCGCTGGGCGCGGCGTTCGCGGAGAAGGGCATCCGCGTGCTGCTGGTCGACCTCGATCCGCAGGGGTGTCTGACCTTCTCACTCGGCCACGATCCGGACAAGCTGGCGGTCTCGGTGCACGAAGTGCTGCTCGGGGAGGTCGAACCGGGCGCCGCGCTGGTGGAGACCGCCGAGGGGATGACGCTGCTGCCGGCGAACATCGACCTGGCCGGCGCCGAGGCGATGCTGCTGATGCGGGCGGGCCGCGAATACGCGCTCAAACGCGCGTTGGCCAAGGTCAGCGACGACTTCGAGGTGATCATCATCGACTGCCCGCCCTCACTGGGCGTGCTCACCCTCAACGGCCTGACCGCGGCCCAGGAAGCCATCGTGCCGTTGCAGTGCGAAACCCTGGCGCACCGCGGCGTGGGGCAGTTCCTGCGCACCATCGACGACGTCCAGCAGATCACCAACCCGGATCTCACGCTGCTCGGCGCGCTGCCCACCCTCTACGACTCCCGCACCACGCACAGCCGTGATGTGCTGCTCGACGTCGCCGACCGCTACGGCCTGCCGGTGCTGGCGCCGCCGATCCCGCGGACGGTGCGGTTCGCCGAGGCTTCCGCGTCGGGCGCCTCGGTGCTGGCCGGCCGCAAGAACAAGGGTGCGCTGGCCTATCGCGAGCTGGCCGAGGCCCTGCTCAAGCACTGGGAGACCGGCGAGGAGATGGCCACCTTCACCCCGGAGCTCTGAGCGGGTCTACCCGGCGCCCAGCGCGACCAGGACGCCACCGCGTTGTTCGACCAGGGTGGTGCCGGCGACCAGCGGGAACACCGCCGACTGCTGCTGCGGGCGGGTCAGCGGGATGTGCCGTTCCCCGGCGCCGCTGAGCGGGTCGAAGACGTCGTAGCCGCCGGTGACCGGGACCATGAGCCGGTCGGCCATGATGACACCCGGTCCCACCGCCGTCGCGCCGGCCGACGGGGTGACGGTGTAGCGGTACCGAAGCCCTTCGGCCTCGAACACCAGCACGCTCTCACCGGTCCACCAGGTGATCAGATCGCCGGTGCGGGAGGTGGCGGCATGCGGTGACACCGGCCGCTCCACCAGGGTGCTGGCGACGGTGGTGCCCGTCTCGTCGACGATGTTGACCACCGGGGTGGGCGTCGGCACGTAGACCGCCGTGGTCCTGCTCGAGACCGCGATCACCCGGGCCCCGGAGTCCGGGGCGACCCCGGGCAGCGCGACGTACTTGGCCTCGGGGACGTCTTCCTCGTCGGTCACCCGCAGCAGGGTGAGCCGCAGGTCGGGTTGTTTCGGACACGCCTCGAGCACCGACACCATCGCCGAACTGGCGGCCGCGGACTCCAGCCGGCACAGCGGCGTGGTCGGCACATCGGGTTTGATCGGGGCGTCCAGGTAGCCGTAGCTGAGCATGCGCACCATGTCGGAGCGCCACAACTCCAGCCGGCTGTCACCGGCGGACAGCACGGTCGCGCCGTCGGAGGACAGCGTGACCTCGCGGTCGGCGTATCCGCTGCGGGCCGGACCGCGGCGGCCGGTGTCCCCGTCGATCGTGCTCACCTGACCACAACCCCGCCGGTCCGGGTACACCGCCACGGCGTAGTCGTACACCGACGTCACGCCGCAGAGTTCCCGGTCGCGGGTATAGCTCCACAGCACCGCACCGTTGTGCGCGTCGCGGCCTTCGACCGTGCCCCCGTCCGCGGTCACCACGCTGTTGCCGGCCAGCACCGGGCGGTCGGTGTGGGGACTCGGGGCGCTCCACAGTTCGTGCAGGCGGTGCGGAACCTCGCCGGCCTCGGGCAGATCCGGCACCGGTGCGGCGGCCGGCCGGCTGATGGTCGCGCGGGCATCACTGGTCCACCAGATCAACCCGGCGGCCAGCGCGATGACGGCGGCGATGGCCAGCGCCGCGATGACGTCGCCGCGGGTGCGGCGTTCGGGTTGGACCACCGCCGAACCGCCGTCCGGTCAGCTGGCGCCGGCCGTCGCGGTCGTGCCGGAACGGCGCCGACGCCGGCGCCGCCGCCGCGGGGGTGCGGTGGACGCCGCGGTGTCGCTGTCGGATGCCTCCGCGGAGGACTCGGCCGGGCCCGTGTCGGCCTCGGCGGCCGGCTCGGGGGTGATGGGCTTGCCGCCACGGGTCCGCCGCCGGGTGCGCTTGCGGCGCCGGGGCGCGGTGTTGTCGCCGTCGGTGCCGCGCGGAGCACGCTCGGCCGGGGCCCGCCGGGCGGTGGTCTTCTTGGCGCCGACGCGGCCACCGGCGTCGGTGGGGATGTCCAGATCGCTGTACAGGTGCGGCGAGGTGGAGTACGTCTCCGGCGGATCGGGGTTGCCCAGGTTGAGCGCCTTGTCGATCATCTCCCACCGCGGCAGCTCGTCCCAGTCCACCAGGGTGATCGCGACCCCGGTGCGCCCGGCCCGGCCGGTGCGGCCGATGCGGTGGACGTAGGCCTGTTCGTCCTCGGGGATCTGGTAGTTGATGACGTGGGTGACGTCTTCGATGTCGATGCCGCGGGCGGCTACGTCGGTGGCGACCAATACATCGATCTCGCCGGCCCGGAACGCCTTCAGCGCCTTCTCCCGGGCCACCTGGCCGAGGTCGCCGTGCACGGCACCCACCGCGAAGCCGCGTTCGGCCAGCTCGTCGGCGACCTTCTGGGCGGTGCGCTTGGTGCGGGTGAAGATCATCGTCGCGCCGCGCCCGCGGGCCTGCAGGATCCGGCTGATCATCTCGACCTTGTCCAGCGCATGGGCCCGGTAGACGAACTGCTTGGTCTTGTCGTGCACGGCCGACGACTGCGGCGCCTCGGCGCGAATGTGCGTCGGCTGGTTCATGAAGGTGCGCGCCAGCGTGATGATCGGATCCGGCATCGTCGCGGAGAACAGCATCGCCTGCCGCTTCTCCGGTATCTGCCGTAGGATCCGCTCGATGTCGGGCAGGAACCCGAGGTCGAGCATCTCGTCGGCCTCGTCGAGCACCAGCACCGAGAGTCCGCCGAGTTGCAGGTGGTTCTGCTGGGCCAGATCGAGCAGCCGGCCCGGGGTGCCGACGACGACGTCAGCGCCCTTCTGCAGCGCCTCGATCTGCGGTTCGTAGGGGCGGCCGCCGTAGATCGACACGACCGACAGCTTGCGGTCGCCGGCCTTGAGGTATTTCGCGGCGGTGGCCAGGTCGTCATGGACCTGCAGGCACAACTCGCGGGTCGGCACCACCACCAGTGCGCGGGGGATTCCGGTGAGCGGTCGCTCGGTGTCGGTGGTGATTCGCTGCAGCAGTGGCACCCCGAAGGCGAAGGTCTTGCCCATGCCGGTGCGGGCCTGACCGATCAGATCCTCGCCGGCCAGCGCCAGCGGCAGGGTCAGCTCCTGGATCGCGAAGGGGTGTTCGATGCCGTGCTCTGCGAGAGCGCGCACGATCTCATCGCGAACTCCCAGGTCGGCGAAGGTTTGTTGGGTAGCATTCATGCGTGTTGAACGAGGCCTTTCAATTGTCATTCCTCATGGCGTCCACGCGCGCACGAGTCTGACGAACACGGCCGAAACACTCCTGCATCCGCAGAGCGAGCCGATCCGTATAGGCACTCCGCCTCACGAGGCGGGCCAACCGCGTGCACGCACACTTCCGGGAGCGAATGGAACCACTCCTGACCCCATGATAGCGGGCCGGACTTTGCCGGCCGGTCCGCGCGCCGCGGGCGGTTTACAGTTGGGCCATGAACTCGACGCGACAAGCGGCGGCCCCGGAACGGATCGAACGTCCCCAATCCGCCGGTGTGCCCGCCGACCATCCCGGCGTCACCGAGCTTTTCGCCCTGCTGGCCTACGGCGAGGTGGCGGCGTTCTATCGGCTCACCGAAGAGGCCAAGATGGCCCCGAATCTGGCGGGCCGGATCAACATGGGTCTGATGGCCGCCGCCGAGATGCGCCATTTCGAGATGCTGCGCGACGCGCTGGAGCGGCGTGGCGTCGACGTGGTTCCGGCGATGACGCGGTACGCGAACGCGTTGGAGAACTACCACCGGCTGACCACCCCCAGCACCTGGCTCGAGGCGCTGGTCAAGACCTATATCGGGGACGCGCTGGCGGCCGATTTCTACCTCGAGATCGCGCACGCGCTGCCCGAGGAGGTCGGCGAGGTGGTGCGGGGTGTGCTGGCCGAGACCGGGCACTCGCAGTTCGTGGTGGCCGAGGTGCGTTCCGCGGTGGCGGCCAGCGAGAAGCAACGCCACCGGCTGGCCCTGTGGTCACGCCGGCTGCTGGGGGAGGCCATCACCCAGGCGCAGTACGTGCTGGCCGAGCGGGATGAGCTGGTCGATCTGGTGATGGCCGGCGGTGAGGGGCTGACCGAACTGGCGCAGTTCTTCGACCGGCTGCAGGAGACCCACCGCACCCGGATGGCCGAGCTCGGGCTCGGTTGAGAGCCCGTGAGGCCGGCCCCCGGGGGTCGGACCCCGGGGGCCGGCCGGTGTCACCGGGTGCAGGTGGCGATGATCGTGTTGGCGCGATGCGAGACCAGCGTGTTGCCGTCCGCGTCGGTGATCGAACAGTTCAGCCGTGAGCTCACGCTGGTCGCGGTCACCGAGCTCAGCTCGACGCCGGGGTTGAGCTCGATCGTCTTCGACCACGGCAGAGCCACGTTGACGTCGGTCTGCAGAGCGCCCTGCGCGTCGGTGTAGACGACGGTCACCACGTCGAGTAGCGGCCGCTCGCCGGTCACCCGGTAGGTGACCGTGCGCGGCGCGGGCGCGGGCGGCGGCTCCGCGGTCGCGCCGGGCGGCGGTTCGGGCGGCGCGGTCTCGCTGGGCGCGGGTTCGCTGGGCACGGTGGCCGACGGCGTCGGGGTCACGGTGGTGATCCGTTCCGGCGCCAG contains:
- a CDS encoding isochorismate synthase, giving the protein MNTEPSFLLTGPDATVVAEGSRAGYPRLTDARAAITTGEVPILVGALPFDLTAPAALWQPESVRTTATAPSWAGGELPAVRIVRTEPAPEEHRARIETALQLLTDPRHGLHKVVLARALHLHADAPLDAGVVARRLAAADATANTFLVDLSAAGGRHRGTALVGASPELLVDRRGELVRCRPFAGSAPRLADPEADAASGAALAASAKNLHEHQLVVDAIRQALGPLCVDLQIAPEPQLSRTAAVWHLSTPITARLREPSTTALDLALAMHPTPAVGGTPTDVAAATISRIEGDRGFYAGAVGWCDARGDGRWVVSIRCAQLSADRRSAVAHAGGGIVAESDPDDELTETTTKFTTMLKALGVQP
- a CDS encoding diacylglycerol/lipid kinase family protein; amino-acid sequence: MRAVLIVNPNATSTTPAGRDLLAYALESQTKLTVVHTAHRGHAIEIGRQACRDGVDVLIVHGGDGTVNEVVNGVLQFCGPGGAGPAIGVVPGGSANVFARALGISPDPIEATKQLVELLGAHRRGQPWRRIGLMKCDDRWAVFTAGMGVDGDVVAAVERQRAKGRKVTAGRYVRVAVREMLSNVFADPALTLHLPYQEPIEGVHFAFVSNASPWTYANSRPVWTNPTTTFETGLGVFAITSMSVWANLRLVRQMVSKNPRIEASHLIRDDDLPWLRITGSKPVSCQIDGDFVGKREEMTFRSVPDAIDVVSPPNK
- a CDS encoding DEAD/DEAH box helicase, whose product is MNATQQTFADLGVRDEIVRALAEHGIEHPFAIQELTLPLALAGEDLIGQARTGMGKTFAFGVPLLQRITTDTERPLTGIPRALVVVPTRELCLQVHDDLATAAKYLKAGDRKLSVVSIYGGRPYEPQIEALQKGADVVVGTPGRLLDLAQQNHLQLGGLSVLVLDEADEMLDLGFLPDIERILRQIPEKRQAMLFSATMPDPIITLARTFMNQPTHIRAEAPQSSAVHDKTKQFVYRAHALDKVEMISRILQARGRGATMIFTRTKRTAQKVADELAERGFAVGAVHGDLGQVAREKALKAFRAGEIDVLVATDVAARGIDIEDVTHVINYQIPEDEQAYVHRIGRTGRAGRTGVAITLVDWDELPRWEMIDKALNLGNPDPPETYSTSPHLYSDLDIPTDAGGRVGAKKTTARRAPAERAPRGTDGDNTAPRRRKRTRRRTRGGKPITPEPAAEADTGPAESSAEASDSDTAASTAPPRRRRRRRRRSGTTATAGAS
- a CDS encoding MmpS family transport accessory protein — encoded protein: MSRTYTPYTPPERRDQILDYPEDWDSAADRRYGDENYPGDHPLDDEYADFAPAPADNRWMWVAGVAGAVLLVAVICTVVILGGGDSGSVSATVTPSQPSQPAPTAPRTVIATPAPTQSLAPERITTVTPTPSATVPSEPAPSETAPPEPPPGATAEPPPAPAPRTVTYRVTGERPLLDVVTVVYTDAQGALQTDVNVALPWSKTIELNPGVELSSVTATSVSSRLNCSITDADGNTLVSHRANTIIATCTR
- a CDS encoding Rv3212 family protein, which produces MVQPERRTRGDVIAALAIAAVIALAAGLIWWTSDARATISRPAAAPVPDLPEAGEVPHRLHELWSAPSPHTDRPVLAGNSVVTADGGTVEGRDAHNGAVLWSYTRDRELCGVTSVYDYAVAVYPDRRGCGQVSTIDGDTGRRGPARSGYADREVTLSSDGATVLSAGDSRLELWRSDMVRMLSYGYLDAPIKPDVPTTPLCRLESAAASSAMVSVLEACPKQPDLRLTLLRVTDEEDVPEAKYVALPGVAPDSGARVIAVSSRTTAVYVPTPTPVVNIVDETGTTVASTLVERPVSPHAATSRTGDLITWWTGESVLVFEAEGLRYRYTVTPSAGATAVGPGVIMADRLMVPVTGGYDVFDPLSGAGERHIPLTRPQQQSAVFPLVAGTTLVEQRGGVLVALGAG
- a CDS encoding acid phosphatase codes for the protein MGDQEGRQHRLVLLRHGETEWSRSGRHTGRTDLELTETGRNRAKLAAEPLAALGLDNPLVVSSPMRRARDTAELAGLRVAEVSELLHEWDYGEYEGLTTAEIRRSVPDWLVWTHGCPGGESVADVGARADRALAYATEQLAHRDVVFVGHGHFSRAMITRWAELPVSQGIRFAMTPAAIAVCGFEHGVRQVGALGLTGYQHPDR
- a CDS encoding ParA family protein, which translates into the protein MGAVTRVLAVANQKGGVAKTTTVASLGAAFAEKGIRVLLVDLDPQGCLTFSLGHDPDKLAVSVHEVLLGEVEPGAALVETAEGMTLLPANIDLAGAEAMLLMRAGREYALKRALAKVSDDFEVIIIDCPPSLGVLTLNGLTAAQEAIVPLQCETLAHRGVGQFLRTIDDVQQITNPDLTLLGALPTLYDSRTTHSRDVLLDVADRYGLPVLAPPIPRTVRFAEASASGASVLAGRKNKGALAYRELAEALLKHWETGEEMATFTPEL
- a CDS encoding GNAT family N-acetyltransferase — translated: MTVQIRPARLGDEVELAAMVHELAEFEHAAAECTVTPAQLRTALFGDPVTVRGHLAEVDGEVAACALWFHNFSTWDGVAGIHLEDLFVRPRFRRRGVARALLATLARECVANGYTRLSWAVLDWNRDAIALYESVRAKPLDEWTTYRLSGPALSALAES
- a CDS encoding ferritin-like fold-containing protein; protein product: MNSTRQAAAPERIERPQSAGVPADHPGVTELFALLAYGEVAAFYRLTEEAKMAPNLAGRINMGLMAAAEMRHFEMLRDALERRGVDVVPAMTRYANALENYHRLTTPSTWLEALVKTYIGDALAADFYLEIAHALPEEVGEVVRGVLAETGHSQFVVAEVRSAVAASEKQRHRLALWSRRLLGEAITQAQYVLAERDELVDLVMAGGEGLTELAQFFDRLQETHRTRMAELGLG